One genomic region from Rothia dentocariosa ATCC 17931 encodes:
- a CDS encoding alpha/beta fold hydrolase gives MCETPIPPFEYTRYTPANAEKGTTPVLFLHGFATRSDQLWGGTGWIRQYIRAGIPVLTVDLPFHGRKYLKDSNFTVHAKLPVGTIEEHGIFPVVQTTVSEDGSPQNGMVLFADTLSALLDELAIQQVHGVGFSFGSRVGWELALRHPSRVASLILGGMPLHNHLEALRSMLSASCADDAIAQDPATAEAFTSIIESSPLRTDALLDFVHIPFGEFFSLPSALADSTRIPVIHAANPPFPYPHVPLLIAIGSEDSIAADGRRLYPLLQRVHPYLKFLDIPGRDHVSALTSGVFRRNALAFAHDSQGSNRQAV, from the coding sequence ATGTGTGAGACTCCCATACCGCCTTTTGAATACACCCGCTACACACCTGCAAACGCGGAAAAAGGTACAACTCCCGTTCTGTTTCTGCACGGCTTTGCAACCCGTAGCGACCAGCTCTGGGGCGGTACCGGCTGGATTCGTCAGTACATTCGGGCGGGTATACCCGTGCTAACCGTCGATTTACCTTTTCACGGGCGAAAATACCTCAAAGACTCCAACTTTACGGTACATGCCAAACTCCCGGTGGGAACAATCGAAGAACACGGTATTTTTCCGGTCGTCCAGACCACAGTGTCAGAAGATGGTTCACCGCAGAACGGCATGGTTCTCTTTGCTGATACGCTTTCTGCTCTCCTTGACGAACTTGCTATCCAGCAAGTACATGGTGTGGGTTTTTCCTTCGGATCTAGGGTAGGGTGGGAGCTCGCTCTGAGGCACCCATCTCGCGTTGCATCGCTTATTCTGGGCGGTATGCCCCTGCACAATCACCTCGAAGCCTTGCGCTCTATGCTTTCTGCCTCGTGTGCTGATGATGCCATTGCCCAAGATCCTGCGACAGCAGAAGCCTTTACCAGCATTATTGAATCCTCACCTTTGCGCACCGATGCTCTTCTTGATTTTGTGCATATACCCTTCGGCGAGTTCTTCTCACTGCCGTCTGCGCTTGCAGACTCTACGCGCATTCCCGTTATTCACGCTGCGAACCCGCCTTTCCCGTACCCTCATGTTCCTCTGCTGATCGCAATCGGTTCCGAAGACTCCATCGCTGCCGACGGGCGTAGGCTATATCCCCTGCTCCAGAGGGTACATCCGTATCTAAAATTTCTTGATATTCCGGGGCGGGATCATGTGAGCGCCTTAACCTCAGGCGTTTTTAGGCGCAACGCTTTAGCCTTTGCGCACGATTCTCAGGGAAGTAACCGGCAAGCAGTATAA
- a CDS encoding S-(hydroxymethyl)mycothiol dehydrogenase, with product MHKVKAVVALAKNEPVTVTTINVPDPGPGEALVKVLTCGVCQTDHHYVAGGVGDDFPYLLGHESAAVVEAIGDNVTDIAPGDLVILNWRAVCGECRACRKGEPQYCFATHNATQKMTLEDGTELTAALGIGSFAEKTLVAAGQCTKITADISPEQYAAIGLLGCGVTAGLGAVLNTGALKRGESVAVIGCGGVGTAAIAGAQLGGATTIIAVDIDDDKLERARQQGATHTVNSAKVDPVEAIRELTGGFGADLVIDAVGIAPTFKQAFEARDLAGRVVLVGVPEPGTTWDIPLDEVFGRGGSIKSAWYGDTLPSRDFPEFVNQYLLGRLDLDGFISERIKLEDVNDAFETMKTGRVLRSVVEL from the coding sequence ATGCACAAGGTTAAAGCTGTTGTAGCGCTCGCTAAGAACGAGCCCGTTACTGTAACGACTATTAATGTACCCGATCCCGGTCCGGGCGAGGCTCTCGTGAAGGTTCTTACCTGCGGTGTTTGCCAGACAGATCACCACTATGTTGCAGGCGGTGTGGGCGATGATTTCCCCTACCTGCTGGGGCACGAATCAGCAGCCGTAGTGGAGGCAATTGGCGATAACGTAACCGATATTGCCCCCGGAGATCTTGTGATCCTCAACTGGCGTGCGGTCTGCGGTGAATGCCGTGCATGCCGTAAGGGCGAGCCGCAGTACTGTTTCGCGACCCATAACGCAACCCAGAAAATGACTCTGGAGGATGGCACCGAACTCACTGCTGCCCTAGGCATTGGCTCTTTTGCCGAGAAAACCCTTGTCGCAGCGGGTCAGTGCACGAAGATTACCGCCGATATTTCCCCCGAGCAGTACGCCGCTATTGGACTGCTCGGGTGCGGTGTGACCGCAGGCCTGGGTGCTGTTCTCAACACGGGTGCGCTCAAACGCGGAGAATCTGTGGCCGTTATTGGATGCGGCGGCGTGGGCACCGCTGCAATTGCCGGAGCGCAGCTGGGCGGGGCAACTACCATTATCGCCGTTGATATTGATGACGATAAGCTCGAACGCGCACGCCAGCAGGGTGCAACCCACACCGTAAACTCAGCCAAGGTAGACCCGGTCGAGGCTATTCGGGAGCTGACCGGCGGGTTTGGTGCGGATCTGGTAATAGATGCCGTAGGTATCGCACCCACCTTCAAGCAGGCTTTCGAGGCACGCGATCTTGCCGGGCGCGTGGTACTTGTGGGAGTTCCTGAACCTGGCACTACCTGGGATATTCCTCTGGATGAGGTTTTTGGACGCGGCGGATCCATTAAGAGTGCCTGGTACGGTGACACCCTGCCTTCGCGCGACTTCCCCGAGTTCGTAAACCAGTACCTGCTCGGTCGCCTCGATCTAGACGGTTTTATCTCCGAGCGTATTAAACTGGAAGACGTCAATGATGCCTTTGAAACCATGAAGACCGGGCGCGTGTTGCGCTCCGTTGTAGAACTCTAA
- a CDS encoding MBL fold metallo-hydrolase: MAETIERVVTHGTFSLDGGTWEVDNNVWIIGDNKHVTIIDPAHNIDKIAKKVGERTVEKILLTHAHDDHIRSAKEAAERFKAPVYLNPEDRVLWEMVYPSWDFDESLHDGQKIRVGATELHVIATPGHSPGSVCFYAPELSWENSEGVLFSGDTLFKGGPGATGRSYSNFDTIIDSIESKLLTLPASTAVLTGHGDSTGIGVEAPDLDAWKKRGH; this comes from the coding sequence ATGGCTGAGACTATCGAACGGGTCGTCACGCACGGAACTTTTTCGCTTGACGGCGGTACCTGGGAAGTCGATAACAACGTCTGGATTATCGGCGATAATAAACACGTAACCATTATCGACCCCGCGCATAATATAGATAAGATTGCGAAAAAAGTGGGTGAGCGTACGGTCGAAAAAATTCTGCTGACCCATGCCCATGACGATCATATTCGTTCCGCGAAGGAAGCCGCCGAGCGCTTCAAAGCACCCGTCTACCTGAACCCTGAGGATCGGGTGCTCTGGGAGATGGTGTACCCCTCCTGGGACTTCGACGAGTCCCTGCATGACGGGCAGAAAATCCGTGTTGGCGCTACGGAGCTTCATGTGATCGCAACCCCCGGGCACTCCCCCGGCTCAGTCTGCTTCTACGCCCCTGAACTGAGCTGGGAGAACAGCGAAGGCGTACTCTTTTCGGGCGATACTCTCTTCAAGGGCGGTCCCGGAGCGACTGGGCGCTCATACAGTAACTTCGACACTATTATCGATTCCATCGAGTCGAAGTTACTCACTCTCCCTGCTTCTACGGCGGTTCTCACGGGTCACGGAGACTCCACAGGCATCGGTGTAGAGGCACCCGATCTAGACGCTTGGAAAAAACGCGGGCACTAA